In a single window of the Synechococcus sp. MW101C3 genome:
- a CDS encoding NYN domain-containing protein produces the protein MRRCLAVDGHGMFYAQQKLGWFFDPRRLLELAAEGVTDLGSAFWYTGLKDPTDQRPFRDALTSLGFTVRTKPLREFGTDPDQRQFARANLDVEICLDLMAVAHRTDELWLMSGSRDLERLVEMLRAQGLKITLINADGMVPRELRNAVDRFIDLGKLKPQLEKMEAVQAPVFQRSIPEASPRSEPVRHQVIRPDAASLEPSPREVVIGPSV, from the coding sequence ATGCGTCGCTGTCTGGCAGTTGACGGGCACGGCATGTTCTACGCCCAGCAGAAGCTCGGCTGGTTCTTCGATCCACGCCGCCTGCTGGAGCTGGCCGCGGAAGGCGTCACGGATCTTGGCAGCGCCTTCTGGTACACGGGGCTGAAGGATCCCACTGACCAACGCCCCTTCCGGGACGCACTCACCAGCCTGGGCTTCACCGTGCGAACCAAACCGCTGCGGGAGTTCGGCACCGACCCCGACCAGCGGCAGTTCGCGCGCGCCAACCTTGATGTGGAGATCTGCCTCGACCTGATGGCCGTGGCCCACCGCACCGATGAGCTGTGGCTGATGAGCGGAAGCCGCGACCTTGAACGGCTGGTGGAGATGCTCCGCGCCCAAGGCCTGAAGATCACCTTGATCAACGCCGATGGCATGGTGCCGCGCGAGCTGCGCAATGCGGTGGATCGCTTCATCGACCTGGGCAAGCTCAAGCCCCAGCTCGAGAAGATGGAAGCCGTCCAGGCACCGGTGTTCCAGCGCAGCATCCCGGAGGCTTCTCCGCGATCGGAACCGGTGCGCCACCAGGTGATCCGCCCGGACGCTGCCTCCCTTGAGCCCTCACCTCGGGAAGTGGTGATCGGACCCTCGGTCTAG
- a CDS encoding 2-isopropylmalate synthase codes for MAKDPGRVLIFDTTLRDGEQSPGASLNLEEKVAIAQQLARLRVDIIEAGFPFASTGDFNAVHRIAETVGTADGPVICGLARATRGDIKACADAVAPAARRRIHTFIATSDIHLEHKLRKSRPEVVDIAAEMVAYARSLVEDVEFSCEDAGRSDPEFLYEVIEAAIAAGATTINIPDTVGYATPAEFGALIAGIDRHVPNIAQAVISVHGHNDLGLAVANFLEAVKNGARQLECTINGIGERAGNASLEELVMALHVRRAYFNPFLGHDPASTEPLTGVRTEEIAKTSRLVSNLTGMAVQPNKAIVGANAFAHESGIHQDGVLKNRLTYEIIDARTIGLSSTRLSLGKLSGRSAFRARLEELGYGLEREDLDDAFARFKELADRKREITDRDLEAIVSEQAQQPDAQYTLKLVQVSTGTNLQPTATVTLVTADGAELTGAAIGTGPVDAVCQALNALARVPNELVEFSVKSVTEGIDAMGEVTIRLRHQGVLYSGHAADTDIVVAAAQAFIHALNRLVQGTERLPLHPQRAPLPVAERPRL; via the coding sequence ATGGCCAAGGATCCCGGCCGGGTTCTGATTTTTGACACCACCCTGCGGGATGGTGAGCAATCGCCAGGGGCCAGCCTCAACCTCGAGGAAAAGGTGGCCATCGCCCAGCAGCTGGCGCGCCTACGGGTCGACATCATCGAAGCGGGCTTCCCCTTCGCCAGCACGGGCGATTTCAACGCCGTGCACCGCATCGCCGAAACCGTCGGCACCGCCGACGGCCCGGTGATCTGCGGGCTTGCCCGGGCCACGCGCGGCGACATCAAGGCCTGCGCGGATGCGGTGGCGCCGGCGGCGCGACGGCGCATCCACACCTTCATCGCCACCAGCGACATCCACCTGGAGCACAAGCTGCGCAAGAGCCGGCCCGAGGTCGTGGACATCGCCGCCGAGATGGTGGCCTATGCCCGCTCCCTGGTGGAGGACGTGGAGTTCTCCTGCGAAGACGCCGGCCGCAGCGACCCGGAGTTCCTCTACGAAGTGATCGAAGCCGCCATCGCCGCCGGGGCCACCACGATCAACATCCCCGACACCGTGGGCTATGCCACTCCGGCGGAATTCGGTGCCCTGATCGCCGGCATTGATCGCCACGTTCCCAACATCGCTCAGGCGGTGATCTCTGTGCACGGCCACAACGACCTGGGGCTGGCCGTGGCCAATTTCCTTGAGGCGGTCAAGAACGGCGCCCGCCAGCTCGAATGCACGATCAACGGCATCGGTGAACGGGCCGGCAATGCTTCACTCGAGGAACTGGTGATGGCGCTGCATGTGCGCCGCGCCTACTTCAACCCCTTCCTCGGCCACGACCCCGCCAGCACCGAGCCGCTCACCGGCGTGCGCACCGAGGAGATCGCCAAGACCTCCCGGCTGGTGTCCAACCTCACCGGCATGGCGGTGCAACCCAACAAGGCAATCGTGGGGGCCAACGCCTTCGCGCACGAATCCGGCATCCACCAGGACGGTGTTCTCAAGAACCGCCTCACCTACGAAATCATCGACGCCCGCACGATCGGTCTGAGCAGCACCCGGCTGTCGCTCGGCAAGCTGAGCGGCCGCAGTGCCTTCCGCGCCCGGCTGGAGGAGCTCGGCTACGGCCTCGAGCGCGAAGACCTCGACGACGCCTTCGCCCGCTTCAAGGAGCTGGCCGACCGCAAGCGCGAGATCACCGACCGGGATCTTGAGGCGATCGTCAGCGAGCAGGCCCAGCAGCCTGACGCCCAGTACACGCTGAAGTTGGTGCAGGTGAGCACCGGCACCAACCTGCAGCCCACCGCCACGGTCACCCTGGTGACGGCCGATGGCGCCGAGCTGACCGGCGCCGCCATCGGCACAGGCCCGGTGGACGCGGTCTGCCAGGCGCTCAATGCGCTGGCACGCGTGCCCAACGAGCTGGTGGAGTTCAGCGTCAAGTCGGTCACCGAGGGCATCGATGCGATGGGGGAGGTCACCATCCGGCTGCGCCACCAAGGGGTGCTCTATTCGGGCCACGCCGCCGACACCGACATCGTGGTGGCTGCCGCCCAGGCCTTCATCCACGCGCTCAACCGGCTGGTGCAGGGCACCGAACGGCTGCCTCTTCACCCCCAGCGCGCACCGCTGCCGGTGGCGGAACGCCCCCGCCTGTGA
- a CDS encoding 1,4-alpha-glucan branching protein domain-containing protein, translated as MATGELALVLHAHLPYVRSSQPGSLEEDWFFQALLESYLPLLELLEAASEDPAQAPRLTLGLSPTLLSLLSAPDLQARFPAWLDQRLALLPLALPPHLEAAEALEAQLTHTRQQWQACGGDLLARFQRLWQLGVVDLLTCAATHGYLPLLRATPEAVRAQLLTAIREHERLLGARPQGIWLPECAYFEGLDQQLVACGLRYAVLDAHGLLHALPRPRYGVYAPICSPAGVAFFARDGASTLPVWSASEGYPGDGAYREFHRDLGWDLSSEALTAVGIETPRPLGLKLHRVSARGTPLERKLPYLPGPAEQRADEHAATYLRGRAGELDHLSSAMDRPPLLVAPFDAELFGHWWYEGPRFLAQLFLQAAALGIGFTTLRDVLRRGDGLQICRPSPSSWGQGGYHHYWLNESNAWVVPEWNRASAAMVERVNRGVGSASQLQRLNQAGRELLLAQSSDWSFILRAGTTTELAKERIRTHLDRFWRLLAAIDSGNDPPGGWLAAVEREDPLFPLINAADWATRPPR; from the coding sequence ATGGCCACAGGCGAACTGGCCCTGGTCCTCCATGCCCATCTCCCATACGTCCGCAGCAGCCAGCCCGGCTCGCTGGAGGAAGACTGGTTCTTCCAGGCACTGCTGGAGAGCTACCTGCCGCTGCTCGAGTTGCTCGAAGCTGCCTCTGAGGATCCCGCCCAGGCGCCCCGTCTCACCCTCGGCCTTTCCCCCACGCTTCTGTCGCTGCTGAGCGCGCCCGACCTGCAGGCCCGTTTCCCCGCCTGGCTTGATCAACGCCTGGCGTTGTTGCCATTGGCGCTGCCCCCGCATCTGGAGGCGGCCGAGGCTCTGGAGGCCCAGCTCACCCACACCCGCCAGCAGTGGCAGGCCTGCGGCGGTGATCTGCTGGCTCGTTTCCAGCGGCTCTGGCAGCTGGGGGTGGTCGACCTGCTCACCTGTGCCGCCACCCACGGCTACCTGCCGCTGCTGCGGGCCACCCCCGAGGCGGTGCGAGCCCAGCTGCTCACCGCCATCCGGGAACATGAGCGGCTGCTGGGCGCACGCCCGCAGGGGATCTGGCTGCCGGAGTGCGCCTACTTCGAAGGGCTCGATCAGCAGCTGGTGGCCTGCGGTCTGCGCTACGCGGTGCTCGATGCCCATGGGCTGCTGCACGCCCTGCCCCGTCCGCGCTATGGCGTGTATGCCCCGATCTGTTCGCCCGCTGGGGTGGCCTTCTTCGCTCGTGATGGGGCCTCCACCCTGCCGGTGTGGTCGGCCTCGGAGGGATACCCAGGCGATGGCGCCTACCGGGAATTCCACCGGGATCTGGGCTGGGATCTCTCCAGCGAGGCCCTCACCGCGGTGGGAATCGAGACCCCCCGGCCGCTCGGTCTCAAGCTGCACCGGGTGTCAGCCAGGGGCACGCCACTGGAGCGGAAGCTGCCCTACCTGCCGGGGCCGGCCGAGCAGCGGGCCGATGAGCACGCCGCCACCTATCTGCGCGGGCGCGCCGGGGAGCTTGACCATCTGAGCAGCGCCATGGACCGGCCACCGCTGCTGGTGGCGCCGTTCGATGCGGAGCTGTTCGGCCACTGGTGGTACGAGGGGCCCCGCTTCCTGGCCCAGCTTTTCCTGCAGGCGGCTGCCCTCGGCATCGGTTTCACCACCCTGCGCGATGTGCTGCGCCGCGGAGACGGGCTGCAGATCTGCCGCCCCTCCCCCTCCAGCTGGGGCCAGGGGGGGTACCACCACTACTGGCTCAACGAAAGCAATGCCTGGGTGGTGCCCGAGTGGAACCGGGCCTCGGCGGCCATGGTGGAGCGGGTGAACCGGGGGGTGGGCAGTGCCTCCCAGCTCCAGCGCCTCAACCAGGCGGGCCGTGAGCTGCTGCTGGCCCAGTCCTCCGACTGGAGCTTCATTCTCAGGGCCGGCACCACCACCGAACTGGCGAAGGAGCGGATCCGCACGCACCTGGATCGCTTCTGGCGCCTGCTGGCGGCGATCGACAGCGGCAACGATCCCCCCGGTGGCTGGCTGGCGGCGGTGGAACGGGAAGATCCGCTGTTCCCGCTCATCAACGCCGCCGACTGGGCCACACGGCCGCCGCGTTAG
- a CDS encoding universal stress protein — protein MFQHLLVPTDGSRLSLAAAAAACRFAREAGARLTVLNVRANAPLGLTYGAGEWIQPSTLQEIEDVGREASQRALAEVMSLAAEEGVEAASESVVNDSPSEAILAAADRHGCDLIFMASHGRRGLTGLLIGSQTQRVLAQAKQPVLVFR, from the coding sequence ATGTTTCAGCATCTGCTCGTTCCCACCGACGGCTCCCGGCTTTCGCTGGCCGCCGCTGCTGCCGCCTGCCGTTTCGCCCGTGAGGCCGGAGCCCGCCTCACCGTCCTCAACGTGCGGGCCAATGCGCCGCTTGGGCTCACCTACGGCGCCGGTGAATGGATCCAGCCCAGCACCCTGCAGGAAATCGAGGACGTGGGCAGGGAGGCTTCCCAGCGGGCCCTGGCGGAGGTGATGAGCCTCGCCGCAGAGGAAGGCGTGGAGGCGGCGAGCGAAAGCGTGGTCAACGACTCGCCGTCGGAGGCGATCCTGGCGGCGGCGGACCGCCACGGCTGTGACCTGATCTTCATGGCCTCGCATGGGCGGCGCGGCCTCACCGGGCTGCTGATCGGCAGTCAGACGCAGCGTGTGCTCGCCCAGGCCAAGCAGCCAGTGCTGGTGTTCCGCTGA
- the crtL gene encoding lycopene beta cyclase encodes MSADVLLIGSGPAALAIGAELCRQGLEVEALAATDPLSPWQNTYGIWGRELDALGLGDLLGHRWSDCVADFGAGPLALHHDYGLFDRQRLQRHWLEACAGQLRWHRGQATAIRHESHSSVVTTAEGTSLTARLVVDASGHAPVFVRRPERGPVAQQAAFGLVGRFSADPVAEGQFVLMDYRNDHLKAEERLEPPTFLYAMDLGQGEFFVEETSLALAPPLSFDLLERRLHQRLAHRGIRVEQVRETERCLFPMTLPLPDLTQQVVGFGGAASMVHPASGYMVGGLLRRAPGLAAAIAAGLANQTTSSREVAQQAWQTLWSAELVRKQAIYRFGLEKLMRFSHAELCHFFDTFFHLPQPQWTGFLANTLTVPQLVQAMLGLFGQAPSDVRLGLMLPQGKELALAWRALAG; translated from the coding sequence CTGAGCGCCGACGTCCTGCTGATCGGCTCCGGCCCGGCCGCTCTGGCCATCGGCGCCGAACTGTGCCGCCAGGGGCTGGAGGTGGAGGCCCTGGCCGCCACCGATCCGCTCAGCCCCTGGCAGAACACCTATGGCATCTGGGGCCGGGAACTCGATGCCCTCGGCCTCGGCGATCTGCTCGGGCATCGCTGGTCGGATTGCGTGGCCGATTTCGGGGCGGGCCCCCTGGCCCTGCATCACGACTACGGCCTCTTCGATCGCCAGCGGCTGCAGCGGCACTGGCTCGAGGCCTGCGCCGGACAACTCCGCTGGCATCGCGGCCAGGCGACGGCCATCCGCCATGAGTCCCACAGCTCGGTGGTCACCACCGCCGAGGGCACCAGTCTGACGGCCCGGCTGGTGGTGGATGCCAGTGGCCATGCGCCGGTGTTCGTCCGCCGCCCCGAGCGCGGCCCGGTCGCCCAGCAGGCCGCCTTCGGCCTCGTGGGCCGCTTCTCCGCTGACCCTGTGGCGGAAGGGCAGTTCGTGCTGATGGATTACCGCAACGATCACCTCAAGGCAGAGGAGCGGCTGGAGCCGCCCACCTTCCTCTACGCGATGGACCTGGGGCAGGGGGAGTTCTTCGTGGAGGAAACCTCCCTCGCCCTCGCCCCGCCGCTCTCGTTCGACCTGCTGGAGCGGCGTCTGCACCAACGGCTGGCCCACCGGGGCATCCGGGTAGAGCAGGTGCGGGAAACGGAGCGTTGCCTGTTCCCGATGACTCTGCCGCTGCCGGATCTGACCCAGCAGGTGGTGGGTTTCGGTGGGGCCGCCAGCATGGTGCACCCCGCCTCGGGCTACATGGTGGGGGGGCTGCTGCGCCGCGCCCCCGGCCTGGCGGCCGCGATTGCCGCCGGCCTGGCCAACCAGACCACCTCCTCACGCGAAGTGGCGCAGCAGGCCTGGCAGACGCTCTGGTCTGCCGAGCTGGTGCGCAAGCAGGCGATCTACCGTTTCGGGCTCGAAAAGCTGATGCGCTTCTCGCACGCGGAGCTCTGCCACTTCTTCGACACCTTCTTCCATCTGCCCCAGCCGCAGTGGACCGGTTTTCTGGCCAACACCCTCACCGTGCCGCAGCTGGTGCAGGCGATGCTGGGCCTGTTCGGGCAGGCCCCCAGCGATGTTCGGCTCGGCCTGATGCTGCCGCAGGGCAAGGAGCTCGCCCTGGCCTGGCGGGCGCTGGCGGGCTGA
- a CDS encoding carbohydrate ABC transporter permease: MSRSPRRLQPQRTPWLPALQLGLLLLVALMVLVPLLWLVSTSLKGPAEDIFASPPSLFPAQPSLAAYGRLFAEHPLGLYLFNSTVVSLLAVVGNLLFCSLAAYPLARMRFAGRGLVLALVVATILIPFQVVMIPLYLLMVQLGLRNTLLALIIPQAATAFGIFLLRQSFIGVPVELEEAARIDGCTPLGEWWNVMIPAARADLITLAMFVFIGTWSDFLWPLIILDDPNLYTLPLGLQQLASSFSLDWRLVAAGSVVSILPVLVLFIVLQRYILPSSSGDGVKG, translated from the coding sequence GTGAGCCGCTCTCCCCGCAGGCTGCAGCCCCAGCGGACCCCGTGGCTGCCGGCCCTGCAGCTCGGGCTGCTGCTGCTGGTGGCCCTGATGGTGCTGGTGCCGCTGCTTTGGCTGGTCAGCACGTCCTTGAAGGGTCCGGCCGAAGACATCTTCGCCTCGCCTCCGTCGTTGTTTCCAGCGCAGCCCAGCCTGGCGGCCTATGGGCGCCTGTTCGCTGAACATCCGCTGGGCCTTTACCTGTTCAACAGCACGGTGGTGAGCCTGCTGGCAGTGGTGGGCAACCTGCTGTTCTGCTCCCTGGCGGCCTACCCGCTGGCGCGGATGCGCTTCGCCGGCCGTGGCCTGGTGCTGGCGCTGGTGGTGGCCACGATCCTGATTCCGTTCCAGGTGGTGATGATCCCGCTCTACCTGTTGATGGTGCAGCTGGGCCTGCGCAACACCCTGCTGGCCTTGATCATTCCCCAGGCCGCCACCGCCTTCGGCATCTTTCTGCTGCGGCAAAGCTTCATCGGAGTGCCCGTGGAGCTGGAAGAGGCCGCCCGCATCGACGGCTGCACGCCGCTGGGTGAATGGTGGAACGTGATGATTCCCGCGGCCCGGGCCGATCTGATCACCCTGGCGATGTTCGTGTTCATCGGCACCTGGAGTGATTTTCTCTGGCCCTTGATCATCCTCGATGATCCGAATCTCTATACACTGCCGCTCGGATTGCAGCAGCTTGCCAGCAGCTTCTCCCTCGACTGGCGGCTTGTGGCTGCGGGTTCAGTGGTGTCGATCCTGCCAGTTTTGGTGCTGTTCATTGTGCTTCAACGTTATATCCTTCCCAGCTCCAGCGGCGATGGTGTGAAGGGTTGA
- the gyrA gene encoding DNA gyrase subunit A: MADPTGPGESDGRIIQTDLRNEMSRSYLEYAMSVIVGRALPDARDGLKPVHRRILYAMYELGLTSDRPYRKCARVVGEVLGKYHPHGDTAVYDALVRMAQDFSMRMPLIDGHGNFGSVDNDPPAAMRYTESRLQALTTDSLLEDIEAETVDFIDNFDGSQQEPTVMPARVPHLLLNGSSGIAVGMATNIPPHNLTELIDGLLALIDNPEVDDRSLMAIIPGPDFPTGGQILGRSGIRETYLTGRGSITMRGVAAIETLEVPGRPDRDAVIITELPYQTNKAAMIERIAEMVNDKKLEGISDIRDESDRDGMRIVIELRRDAYPQVVLNNLFKLTPLQCNFSAHMLALVNGEPILLTLRRMLQVFLDFRIETIERRTRYLLRKAEERDHILLGLLLALEQLDPIIALIRAAADTATARQQLQERHGLSEIQADAILQMQLRRLTALEADKIRLEHEDLVAKITDYKDILGRRERVLGLIREEIGKIRARYDSPRRTEILDLEGGLEDIDLIANERSVVLLTENGYLKRMPVSEFEATSRGTRGKAGTRSQGEEAVRLFISCNDHDTLLLFSDRGVVYAVPAYRIPVGSRAAKGTPVVQLLPIPREEQITTLLAVSAFEDNVQLLMLTSGGYIKRTRLSAFANIRSNGLIAIGLEEGDALRWVRLALPGDSVLIGSLRGMTIHFRLTDGELRPLGRTARGVRAMALRAGDELVSMDVLPAELADRIASSSAEEDGDEADGDADAEVAVSEGPWVLVASASGLGKRVPVNQFRLQRRAGLGLRAIKFRRDGDVLVGLKVLGSGEELMLVSEKGVIVRMPSDAIPQQSRAATGVKLQRLDAGDRLTEVVLVPPAAEDDGSETLEPVSDTLALTAESVAPTGEPMERTDEAAELTGEEDS; the protein is encoded by the coding sequence ATGGCGGACCCAACAGGACCCGGCGAGTCCGACGGGCGGATCATCCAAACCGACCTGCGAAACGAAATGTCGCGCTCCTATCTGGAGTATGCGATGAGCGTGATCGTGGGCCGGGCGTTGCCCGATGCCCGCGATGGCCTCAAGCCGGTGCATCGACGCATTCTCTATGCGATGTACGAACTCGGCCTCACCAGCGACAGGCCTTACCGGAAATGCGCCCGTGTGGTGGGCGAAGTGCTCGGCAAATACCACCCCCACGGCGACACCGCCGTGTACGACGCCCTGGTGCGCATGGCCCAGGACTTCTCCATGCGCATGCCCCTGATTGATGGGCACGGCAACTTCGGTTCGGTCGACAACGACCCACCGGCGGCCATGCGGTACACGGAATCGCGGCTGCAGGCCCTCACCACTGACAGCCTGCTGGAGGACATCGAGGCGGAAACGGTCGATTTCATCGACAACTTCGATGGATCACAGCAGGAACCCACCGTGATGCCGGCGCGGGTTCCTCATCTGCTGCTCAATGGGTCCTCAGGGATCGCGGTGGGCATGGCCACCAACATTCCGCCCCACAACCTCACGGAATTGATCGATGGGCTGCTGGCCCTGATCGACAATCCCGAGGTGGACGATCGCTCGCTGATGGCGATCATTCCCGGCCCGGATTTCCCCACCGGCGGCCAGATTCTCGGCCGCAGCGGAATCCGTGAAACCTATCTCACAGGCCGAGGATCGATCACCATGCGCGGTGTCGCGGCGATCGAAACACTTGAAGTCCCCGGTCGGCCAGATCGGGATGCGGTGATCATCACTGAGCTTCCTTATCAAACCAACAAGGCGGCGATGATCGAGCGCATCGCCGAGATGGTGAACGACAAGAAGCTCGAAGGAATCTCCGACATCCGCGACGAAAGCGATCGCGATGGCATGCGCATCGTGATCGAACTGCGGCGTGATGCCTATCCGCAGGTGGTGTTGAACAACCTGTTCAAGCTCACGCCGCTGCAGTGCAATTTCTCCGCTCACATGCTGGCGCTGGTGAATGGGGAGCCGATCCTGCTCACCCTGCGGCGGATGCTGCAGGTGTTCCTCGATTTCCGCATCGAAACGATCGAGCGGCGCACCCGTTATCTGCTGCGCAAGGCCGAAGAGCGCGACCACATCCTGCTGGGCCTGCTGCTGGCGCTCGAGCAGCTCGATCCGATCATCGCCCTGATCCGCGCCGCCGCCGACACCGCCACAGCACGGCAACAGCTGCAGGAGCGCCACGGCCTCAGCGAGATCCAGGCGGACGCCATCCTGCAGATGCAGCTGCGCCGGCTCACCGCGCTGGAAGCCGACAAGATCCGGCTCGAGCACGAGGATCTGGTGGCCAAGATCACCGACTACAAGGACATCCTTGGCCGGCGTGAACGGGTGCTGGGCCTGATCCGGGAGGAGATCGGCAAGATCCGCGCCCGCTACGACTCCCCCCGTCGCACCGAGATCCTCGATCTCGAAGGCGGCCTCGAGGACATCGACCTGATCGCCAATGAGCGCTCGGTGGTGTTACTCACCGAGAACGGCTACCTCAAGCGCATGCCGGTGAGCGAATTCGAGGCCACCAGCCGCGGCACCCGTGGCAAGGCCGGCACCCGCAGTCAGGGAGAAGAAGCGGTGCGGCTGTTCATCAGTTGCAACGACCATGACACCCTGCTGCTGTTCAGCGACCGGGGCGTGGTGTATGCCGTGCCCGCCTATCGCATCCCGGTGGGCAGCCGCGCTGCCAAGGGAACCCCCGTGGTGCAGTTGCTGCCGATTCCACGGGAAGAGCAGATCACCACGCTGCTCGCGGTCAGCGCCTTCGAAGACAACGTGCAGCTGCTGATGCTCACCAGCGGCGGCTATATCAAGCGCACCCGTCTTTCGGCCTTCGCCAACATCCGATCCAATGGCTTGATCGCGATCGGGCTGGAGGAAGGCGACGCCCTGCGCTGGGTGCGTCTGGCCCTGCCGGGCGACAGCGTGCTGATCGGCTCGCTCAGGGGCATGACGATCCACTTCCGCCTCACCGACGGGGAACTGCGTCCGCTGGGCCGCACCGCCCGCGGCGTGCGGGCGATGGCACTGCGCGCCGGCGACGAACTGGTGAGCATGGATGTGCTGCCGGCCGAGCTGGCCGACCGCATCGCCAGCAGCAGCGCGGAGGAGGACGGCGACGAAGCCGATGGGGATGCCGACGCCGAAGTGGCGGTGAGCGAAGGACCCTGGGTGCTGGTGGCCTCCGCCAGTGGCCTGGGCAAGCGGGTCCCGGTGAACCAGTTCCGCCTGCAGCGGCGCGCCGGTCTGGGGCTGCGCGCGATCAAGTTCCGTCGCGATGGTGATGTACTCGTGGGGCTGAAGGTGCTCGGCTCCGGCGAAGAGCTGATGCTGGTCAGCGAAAAGGGGGTGATCGTGCGGATGCCCTCCGACGCCATTCCGCAGCAGTCACGGGCCGCCACGGGGGTGAAGCTGCAGCGGCTCGATGCCGGCGACCGGCTCACGGAAGTGGTGCTGGTGCCGCCTGCCGCCGAAGACGACGGCAGCGAAACGCTGGAGCCTGTCAGCGACACCCTGGCCCTCACCGCCGAAAGCGTGGCGCCCACCGGCGAACCCATGGAACGCACCGATGAAGCCGCGGAACTGACCGGCGAGGAAGACAGCTGA
- a CDS encoding homocysteine biosynthesis protein, which produces MSLAPRSEADLQQRQRSGDLRVLAAADFRVLVATGGLEAAYAATDVVVAANAEFTDQATLQLSLGPVDPPLRIREARLDGVLAQGAGGTAGLCLPIGGGLGEPLRQGGAQVLDALLAGLELELTLTGEATASHPRREYRGRLSLERLGGARLLLHRAIAENGVVAVSSAEGVVRSPYGPLLGPYGNALYSSSGSSSIGLTMPSLAWLGPGSPVLVAGAVGWVIGAGHGHQPGTRRLPSGHARTPGAVAAVSVDLHGLRPEWIRACFFEGHGSALMVPIAVPVPLLDLAVARRASIGDDQLEAPVLDFSIPRRIRPGFGFVPYSHLLAGKIQVDGRRIPCAPAHSPRLAREIGTCLIELLRQGRFPLRGPLEPLSARPGLIPLEG; this is translated from the coding sequence ATGTCCCTGGCTCCCCGCAGCGAAGCCGATCTCCAGCAGCGCCAGCGCAGCGGTGATCTGCGCGTGCTTGCTGCCGCCGATTTCCGGGTGCTGGTGGCGACAGGCGGCCTGGAAGCGGCCTACGCCGCCACCGACGTGGTGGTGGCCGCCAATGCGGAGTTCACCGACCAGGCCACGTTGCAGCTCAGCCTCGGGCCGGTGGATCCGCCTCTGCGCATTCGAGAGGCCCGGCTCGACGGGGTGCTCGCCCAGGGGGCGGGTGGCACCGCGGGCCTGTGTCTGCCGATCGGCGGCGGGCTGGGCGAACCGCTGCGCCAGGGGGGCGCCCAGGTGCTGGATGCTCTGCTGGCCGGCCTTGAACTGGAGCTGACACTCACCGGTGAGGCCACCGCCTCCCACCCGCGCCGCGAATACCGGGGCCGCCTCTCGCTGGAGCGCCTGGGCGGCGCACGCCTGCTCCTGCATCGTGCCATCGCCGAAAACGGGGTGGTGGCGGTGAGCAGCGCAGAGGGAGTGGTGCGCAGCCCGTACGGACCCCTGCTCGGTCCTTACGGCAACGCCCTGTACAGCAGTTCGGGAAGCAGCAGTATCGGGCTCACCATGCCCTCACTGGCCTGGCTCGGTCCGGGGTCGCCCGTGCTGGTGGCTGGGGCGGTGGGCTGGGTGATCGGGGCCGGCCATGGGCATCAGCCCGGAACGCGGCGGCTGCCCAGCGGGCATGCGCGCACTCCCGGGGCGGTCGCGGCCGTGAGCGTCGACCTGCACGGGCTGCGGCCCGAATGGATCCGCGCCTGTTTCTTCGAGGGACACGGCAGTGCCCTGATGGTGCCGATCGCCGTTCCCGTGCCCCTGCTCGATCTCGCCGTGGCCCGCCGGGCGTCGATCGGCGACGACCAGCTGGAAGCGCCCGTGCTCGATTTCTCGATCCCGCGCCGTATTCGCCCCGGGTTCGGTTTTGTGCCCTACAGCCACTTGCTGGCGGGCAAGATCCAGGTGGATGGTCGCCGCATCCCCTGCGCGCCGGCCCACAGCCCGCGCCTGGCCCGGGAGATCGGCACCTGCCTGATCGAGCTGCTGCGGCAGGGACGCTTCCCGCTGCGCGGCCCGCTGGAGCCGCTGTCGGCGCGCCCGGGCCTGATCCCTCTGGAGGGCTGA